In Alphaproteobacteria bacterium, one genomic interval encodes:
- a CDS encoding branched-chain amino acid ABC transporter permease has translation MQVFTNIIVLTAIYALICCGYVLVYRVSRVLNLAHGELMLLGAYLLLATASLFGGHPVLALGAALVLSLCMGIAVYLLLMRRMTGEMVVAAVLVTIALGILLRGLVVLFWTDRLRHPLEELGWQNGSLQLAEGMALSQVNLLTVLVAVAVYLGLFVFFRFTRWGVRMRAAGENPLLAAQRGIRLHVIYALAWGMAVFTGGATGMLLAADSGLETTLVIIGLKAFPAALVGGLDSLLGALLGAFIVATAEVLAIHYIDALVSDVVPFLVLLAMLMIRPWGLFGTKEEFERV, from the coding sequence ATGCAGGTCTTTACCAACATCATCGTGCTGACGGCGATCTACGCCCTGATCTGCTGTGGTTACGTGCTGGTCTACCGGGTCAGCCGGGTGCTCAACCTGGCCCACGGCGAGCTGATGCTGCTGGGGGCCTATCTGCTGCTGGCCACGGCCTCGCTGTTTGGCGGCCATCCCGTACTGGCGCTGGGGGCGGCGCTGGTGCTCAGCCTGTGTATGGGCATCGCGGTCTATCTCTTGCTGATGCGGCGCATGACCGGCGAGATGGTGGTGGCGGCGGTACTTGTGACCATAGCGCTGGGCATTCTGCTGCGCGGCCTGGTGGTGCTGTTTTGGACCGACCGGCTGCGCCACCCGCTGGAAGAGCTGGGCTGGCAGAACGGCTCGCTGCAACTGGCCGAGGGCATGGCACTGTCCCAGGTCAACCTGCTCACCGTACTGGTGGCTGTGGCGGTCTATCTCGGGCTTTTCGTCTTCTTCCGCTTCACGCGCTGGGGCGTGCGCATGCGGGCGGCCGGCGAGAACCCCTTGCTGGCGGCCCAGCGCGGCATACGGCTGCATGTCATCTACGCCCTGGCCTGGGGCATGGCGGTCTTTACCGGCGGTGCCACGGGCATGCTGCTGGCCGCCGATTCGGGCCTCGAGACGACGCTGGTGATCATCGGCCTCAAGGCCTTCCCGGCGGCCCTGGTGGGCGGCCTCGACAGCCTGTTGGGAGCGCTATTGGGCGCCTTCATCGTGGCCACGGCCGAGGTCCTGGCCATCCACTACATCGACGCCCTGGTCAGCGACGTGGTGCCCTTCCTGGTGCTGTTGGCCATGCTGATGATCCGGCCCTGGGGCCTTTTCGGCACCAAAGAGGAATTCGAGCGCGTCTGA